A portion of the Rhodococcus pseudokoreensis genome contains these proteins:
- the cynS gene encoding cyanase codes for MMQAQFDPTARQAIANTAVDAKTRKGLSWQQIADASDLSVAFTTAAVLGQHPLPEQSAKAVAELLGLDEDAALLLQSVPTRGSVPGNIPTDPTIYRFYEMLQVYGTTLKALVHEQFGDGIISAINFKLDVKKVADPEGGERAVITLDGKHLPTKPF; via the coding sequence ATGATGCAGGCCCAGTTCGACCCGACCGCCCGTCAGGCCATCGCCAACACAGCTGTCGACGCCAAGACCCGCAAGGGCCTTTCCTGGCAGCAGATCGCCGACGCGTCCGACCTGTCGGTTGCCTTCACCACCGCCGCAGTCCTCGGCCAGCACCCTCTGCCGGAGCAGTCGGCAAAGGCCGTCGCTGAGCTGCTCGGCCTCGATGAGGACGCAGCCCTGCTGCTCCAGTCCGTCCCGACCCGAGGATCGGTCCCTGGCAATATCCCGACCGACCCGACCATCTACCGCTTCTACGAGATGCTCCAGGTCTACGGCACCACCCTCAAGGCGCTCGTCCACGAGCAGTTCGGCGACGGCATCATCTCCGCAATCAACTTCAAGCTCGACGTGAAAAAGGTTGCGGACCCCGAGGGAGGCGAGCGCGCCGTGATCACACTGGACGGCAAGCACTTACCGACGAAGCCGTTCTGA
- a CDS encoding carbonic anhydrase: MQDLAVGVAHFREAVFPEKAELFAHLASHHTPHTLFISCSDARVVPELITGTEPGDLFVIRTAGNLVPAHTPETDGVAASIEYAVAALAVKDIVVCGHSACGAMTALAQGHDLSGAPAVAAWLRHADASRARTAVTGDVDALVRQNVLAQLANLSTHPSVARALAGQKLTLHGWVFDIATGAVEVLPTAGSGLVS, from the coding sequence ATGCAAGACCTCGCCGTAGGTGTCGCCCATTTCCGGGAAGCCGTATTCCCGGAGAAGGCGGAATTGTTCGCCCACCTGGCCTCACATCACACGCCGCATACCCTGTTCATCAGCTGTTCCGACGCCCGCGTCGTGCCGGAGTTGATCACCGGCACTGAGCCGGGTGACCTGTTCGTCATCCGCACTGCCGGCAACCTGGTGCCCGCCCACACGCCCGAAACCGACGGCGTGGCCGCGAGTATCGAGTATGCCGTGGCGGCGTTGGCTGTGAAGGACATCGTCGTCTGCGGCCACTCAGCCTGCGGCGCGATGACCGCGCTGGCTCAGGGACACGACCTCAGTGGTGCCCCCGCGGTTGCCGCATGGCTGCGGCACGCGGACGCTTCCCGGGCCCGCACCGCCGTCACCGGTGACGTCGACGCTCTGGTGCGCCAGAACGTGCTCGCGCAGCTGGCGAACCTGTCCACCCACCCTTCGGTTGCTCGCGCCTTGGCCGGGCAGAAGCTCACCCTCCACGGCTGGGTCTTCGACATCGCCACCGGAGCAGTCGAAGTACTGCCCACCGCAGGCTCCGGTCTCGTTTCCTGA
- the cynR gene encoding transcriptional regulator CynR, with amino-acid sequence MAALELRHLRYLLAVAEHGNFTRAAEDLHISQPTLSQQIKQLERAVGVQLLDRTGRRVRLTDAGDVYVDHARRALRDLSAAERAVHDVQDLSHGHLRLGATPTFAAYLIGPLVAEFHTRHPGIVLTLTETTQDRIESALLADDLDLGIAFTGSHLTGITAAALFIETLGLVTGVQGADPSPEPLPAQALHDQQLALLSGDFATRSHIDTYFAEHRVEPRIIFEANSIQSIIEIVQRASVATVLPDAITHDHPHLVPVLLDPPLPARTVALLYRQGAYISTAARTFTQTAYELVGSRGYTSPRR; translated from the coding sequence ATGGCCGCCCTCGAACTGCGCCACCTGCGCTATCTGCTCGCCGTCGCCGAGCACGGCAACTTCACCCGCGCTGCCGAAGATCTACACATTTCCCAGCCCACGCTTTCTCAACAGATCAAGCAACTCGAACGCGCAGTGGGTGTACAGCTCCTCGACCGCACCGGCCGTAGAGTCCGGCTCACGGACGCCGGTGACGTCTACGTCGACCACGCCCGGCGTGCACTGCGTGATCTGAGCGCTGCCGAACGTGCAGTTCATGACGTCCAAGACCTCTCTCACGGCCATCTGCGCCTGGGTGCCACCCCCACCTTCGCGGCATACCTCATCGGCCCACTCGTTGCCGAATTCCACACCCGCCACCCGGGTATTGTCCTGACCCTCACCGAGACAACTCAGGATCGCATCGAATCGGCCCTGCTCGCCGACGATCTGGACCTCGGCATCGCCTTTACCGGGTCCCACCTCACCGGCATCACTGCTGCCGCGCTCTTCATCGAAACCCTCGGCCTCGTCACCGGCGTCCAAGGCGCTGATCCGAGTCCGGAACCCCTACCCGCCCAAGCATTGCACGACCAGCAACTGGCGCTGCTCAGTGGCGACTTCGCCACCCGCAGCCACATCGACACCTACTTTGCCGAACACCGCGTCGAGCCACGAATTATATTTGAGGCCAACTCGATTCAATCCATAATCGAGATCGTCCAACGCGCATCTGTGGCCACTGTTCTGCCGGACGCCATCACCCACGACCACCCCCACCTCGTCCCCGTCCTCCTCGACCCGCCCCTGCCGGCCCGTACGGTAGCCCTCCTCTACCGACAAGGCGCCTACATCAGCACCGCCGCCCGGACCTTCACCCAGACCGCCTACGAACTCGTCGGCTCTCGCGGCTACACCTCACCGCGACGGTGA
- a CDS encoding NADP-dependent oxidoreductase, which yields MTKEKHTVNSSQQIVLAQRPHGHVRVEDFRVQDLALPELEAGDVALETLFISIDPAIRGWLDDRPSYLPPVALGEPVRAFGLARVTASRNSNFTAGDIVRGFVGWQRRQIVSSPGTDWDRITSREDVPLEHYLGILGMTGLTAWAGVCDILRPQPGHTVLISGASGAVGSVAVQLAKQAGAQVVGIAGGAEKCSMVARLGADAVVDRKAPDWKDQLEAATPDGIDRLFENSGGPMFEASIARLNNHAHIALCGLIDGYNLTERPSGPTNFGLLLTKRILTQGFVVLDYMDRAAEVEATLGELIRSGRLEAVQSALPGFEQLPAAFVDSFSNGQPGKLVIDLTA from the coding sequence GTGACGAAGGAGAAGCACACCGTGAATTCATCACAACAGATCGTCCTGGCGCAACGCCCTCACGGGCACGTGCGCGTGGAGGACTTCCGCGTGCAGGACCTCGCCCTGCCCGAACTCGAGGCTGGTGACGTCGCACTCGAGACCCTCTTCATCTCGATCGATCCGGCCATCAGGGGCTGGCTCGACGACCGACCGAGTTATCTTCCGCCAGTCGCACTTGGAGAGCCAGTTCGCGCTTTCGGCCTGGCACGCGTGACCGCCTCACGCAACAGCAACTTCACCGCGGGCGACATCGTTCGTGGCTTTGTCGGCTGGCAACGGCGCCAGATCGTCAGCTCGCCCGGTACCGACTGGGACCGAATCACATCACGCGAGGACGTTCCCTTGGAGCACTACCTTGGCATCCTCGGGATGACGGGCCTGACCGCGTGGGCCGGAGTGTGCGACATCCTGCGCCCGCAACCAGGGCACACCGTCTTGATCTCCGGCGCCTCTGGCGCAGTCGGAAGCGTGGCTGTCCAGCTCGCGAAGCAGGCGGGCGCACAGGTTGTCGGCATCGCAGGAGGCGCCGAGAAGTGCTCGATGGTGGCCCGACTGGGAGCCGACGCCGTCGTCGACCGAAAGGCCCCTGATTGGAAAGACCAGCTCGAGGCGGCAACACCGGACGGCATCGACCGCCTCTTCGAAAACTCGGGGGGCCCGATGTTCGAGGCATCGATCGCCCGGCTGAACAACCACGCACACATCGCATTGTGTGGCCTGATCGACGGCTACAACTTGACCGAACGACCTTCCGGCCCAACCAACTTCGGATTGCTTCTCACCAAGCGTATCCTCACACAAGGATTCGTCGTGCTCGACTACATGGATCGCGCAGCAGAGGTCGAAGCCACGCTCGGCGAACTCATCAGGTCCGGACGGTTGGAGGCCGTGCAATCCGCATTGCCCGGGTTCGAGCAGTTGCCGGCCGCCTTCGTGGACTCCTTCTCCAACGGCCAACCAGGCAAACTCGTGATCGATCTGACTGCGTAG
- a CDS encoding polysaccharide deacetylase family protein produces MNDTRADRPLEIAVTIDDFVLWDGVPMPDDTTPTDITRSVAKTLNDYGLDGTYGFSHTYRLENEPEQIEAFEAWAEAGHHLGNHTHQHAPLRWMPDAAFRRDFETAEKYIGHLIDAAPSKYFRYPMDMSSGSERRRGEVENYLADLGYRTAPITSWFSDFAFIMPYFRAMTLGDKDVQKQVRDLHVSTAVDMLYKHADTAHTLFGADAPLIWLVHGTTISRDTLAPILEAFLERGVEFVTLDEAMKHPVNFGKPPCSESFTNQLQRFAIAAGVPKPELDFERLAEILNLAPIRGLDTMATYEDRMFKPLARRVGADYDWDWS; encoded by the coding sequence ATGAATGACACACGCGCCGACCGACCTCTCGAGATTGCGGTCACGATCGATGACTTCGTCCTGTGGGACGGCGTTCCCATGCCGGACGACACGACTCCCACCGACATCACGCGGTCCGTGGCGAAAACGCTTAACGACTACGGACTCGACGGGACCTACGGCTTCTCTCACACATACCGGCTCGAGAACGAGCCAGAGCAAATCGAGGCCTTCGAGGCGTGGGCCGAAGCAGGCCATCACCTGGGTAACCACACTCACCAGCACGCTCCACTGCGCTGGATGCCCGACGCGGCATTCCGACGCGATTTCGAGACGGCCGAGAAGTACATCGGTCATCTGATCGACGCCGCACCGTCGAAGTACTTCCGGTACCCCATGGACATGTCGTCAGGATCCGAACGACGTCGAGGGGAAGTCGAGAACTACCTCGCAGATCTCGGCTACCGCACCGCCCCGATCACCAGTTGGTTCAGTGATTTCGCGTTCATCATGCCGTACTTCCGCGCGATGACCCTAGGCGACAAGGACGTGCAGAAGCAGGTACGCGACCTGCACGTGTCGACCGCGGTTGACATGCTCTACAAACACGCGGACACCGCGCACACCCTGTTCGGTGCCGACGCGCCCCTCATCTGGCTCGTCCACGGCACCACGATCTCTCGTGACACCCTTGCTCCGATCCTCGAGGCATTCCTCGAGCGTGGCGTGGAGTTTGTAACCCTCGATGAGGCGATGAAGCATCCGGTGAACTTCGGAAAGCCGCCGTGTAGTGAGAGCTTCACCAACCAGCTACAGAGATTCGCAATTGCTGCGGGCGTGCCGAAACCCGAACTCGACTTCGAGCGGCTAGCCGAGATCTTGAACCTCGCGCCCATTCGCGGACTCGACACGATGGCGACTTACGAAGATCGCATGTTCAAGCCGTTGGCGAGGCGGGTGGGAGCTGACTACGACTGGGATTGGTCCTGA
- a CDS encoding long-chain-fatty-acid--CoA ligase, which translates to MLNLATMLADTARRTPDRTAVIEGDRTLTFGEIDAAANSVAHFLLSLGLRPGDRVALTIANVVEFPIVYFGILKAGGAVVPLNTMLKREEVAYHLRDSGATAYFCTVPGLGDEAWHGFQDVESCEHLVTLGSALLDGPGVGTTLADALAEHPAEDVLQVTEATDTAVVLYTSGTTGRPKGAELTHANMVLNAVGHNQLLDARADDVHLVTLPLFHSFAQTVQLNAGFAMGATLVLLPRFDAAEALALMTQHRVTVFAGVPTMYWALLNKSADGIDARLDGLLRIALSGAAAMPVDVLERFRDVFGVGIREGYGLSETSPTVTFNPLDLPNRSGSIGTPIWGVEVKLIDDHWTEVPVGEPGELAVRGYNVMKGYLGRPEATEEVIRDGWFRTGDIATRDEDGYYFIVDRAKDLIVRGGFNVYPRELEEVIIGHPEVSLVAVVGIPDERIGEEVKAFVIREPGSELKEEDLIGWSRERLAAYKYPRLVEFRDSLPMNATGKLLKRALR; encoded by the coding sequence ATGCTCAACCTGGCCACCATGCTTGCCGACACTGCTCGACGCACTCCCGACAGAACCGCTGTCATCGAAGGTGACCGAACCCTCACCTTCGGTGAAATCGATGCGGCTGCGAACAGTGTCGCCCATTTTCTTCTCTCGCTGGGGTTGCGCCCCGGCGACCGCGTCGCCCTGACGATCGCGAATGTTGTCGAGTTTCCGATCGTCTACTTCGGCATCCTCAAGGCCGGTGGAGCGGTGGTTCCGCTCAACACGATGCTCAAGCGGGAGGAGGTTGCCTACCACCTCCGTGACTCGGGCGCGACGGCATACTTCTGTACCGTGCCGGGGCTCGGCGACGAGGCGTGGCACGGATTCCAGGACGTCGAATCCTGCGAGCATCTGGTCACCCTTGGCTCCGCGTTGCTCGATGGGCCAGGCGTGGGAACAACCTTGGCTGACGCGTTGGCCGAACACCCCGCCGAAGACGTCTTGCAGGTGACCGAGGCAACGGACACAGCGGTGGTCCTCTACACGAGCGGGACGACCGGCAGGCCGAAGGGGGCGGAGCTCACCCACGCCAACATGGTCCTCAATGCCGTCGGGCATAACCAACTGCTCGACGCCCGAGCCGACGACGTACATCTGGTCACTCTTCCGCTCTTCCACTCGTTCGCACAGACCGTGCAGCTGAACGCCGGTTTCGCAATGGGTGCCACCCTGGTCCTGCTGCCACGGTTCGACGCAGCCGAGGCTCTGGCGTTGATGACGCAGCACCGGGTGACGGTCTTCGCCGGTGTCCCGACGATGTACTGGGCCCTGCTCAACAAGTCTGCTGACGGAATAGACGCTCGCCTCGACGGTCTCCTGCGAATCGCGCTTTCCGGCGCAGCTGCCATGCCCGTCGATGTGCTGGAGCGGTTCAGGGATGTCTTCGGTGTCGGAATCCGGGAAGGCTACGGACTATCCGAAACCAGTCCGACCGTCACGTTCAACCCGCTTGACCTACCGAACCGGTCGGGATCGATCGGCACACCGATCTGGGGAGTGGAGGTGAAGCTCATCGACGATCACTGGACCGAGGTTCCCGTCGGTGAGCCAGGAGAACTCGCTGTACGTGGATACAACGTGATGAAGGGATACCTGGGGCGGCCCGAGGCGACAGAGGAAGTGATCCGCGACGGCTGGTTTCGCACGGGCGATATCGCCACGCGAGACGAGGACGGCTACTACTTCATCGTCGATCGCGCCAAAGATTTGATCGTGAGGGGAGGCTTCAACGTCTACCCGCGCGAGCTCGAGGAGGTGATCATCGGCCATCCAGAGGTCAGCCTCGTGGCCGTCGTCGGAATCCCCGACGAGCGAATCGGTGAGGAAGTGAAAGCCTTCGTCATCCGAGAACCCGGCTCGGAATTGAAGGAGGAAGACCTGATCGGCTGGTCACGGGAACGGTTGGCGGCTTACAAGTACCCGCGACTGGTGGAGTTCAGGGATAGTTTGCCGATGAACGCGACGGGAAAGCTCCTCAAGCGGGCTCTGCGATGA